From Streptomyces griseorubiginosus, one genomic window encodes:
- a CDS encoding aminopeptidase P family protein → MTGTAAPFAADDYRARMERAARSAAEAGLAGLLVAPGPDLVWLTGYAPTAATERLTLLVLAPGQEPVLVVPTLEAPDAAKAAGASALTLRDWTDGKDPYAATAALLDTGGRFGISDNAWAMHLLGLQKALPGTSYASLTEALPMLRAVKDRAELELLAAAGAAADAAFEEIRKVPFGGRRESEVAADLAGLLRRFGHSQVDFTIVASGPNGANPHHEVGDRVIERGDMVVLDFGGLKDGYGSDTSRTVHVGEPTDEERRVHDLVRAAQEAGYGAVRPGAACQEVDRAARAVIADAGYGAYFIHRTGHGIGVTTHEPPYMIEGEEQPLVPGMCFSVEPGVYLPGRFGVRIEDIVTVTEDGGRRLNDTTREMVIVD, encoded by the coding sequence ATGACCGGCACCGCAGCGCCCTTCGCCGCCGACGACTACAGGGCGCGCATGGAGCGCGCGGCCCGGTCGGCCGCCGAGGCAGGGCTCGCGGGCCTGCTGGTGGCCCCGGGGCCGGACCTGGTCTGGCTCACCGGCTACGCGCCCACCGCCGCCACCGAACGCCTCACCCTGCTGGTCCTCGCCCCCGGCCAGGAACCCGTCCTCGTCGTCCCCACCCTGGAGGCCCCGGACGCCGCCAAGGCCGCCGGCGCGAGCGCCCTGACCCTGCGGGACTGGACCGACGGCAAGGACCCGTACGCCGCCACCGCCGCCCTCCTCGACACCGGCGGCCGGTTCGGGATCAGCGACAACGCCTGGGCCATGCACCTGCTGGGCCTCCAGAAGGCACTGCCCGGCACGTCGTACGCCTCGCTCACCGAGGCCCTGCCGATGCTCCGGGCCGTCAAGGACCGGGCGGAACTGGAGCTGCTGGCAGCGGCGGGCGCGGCCGCCGACGCGGCGTTCGAGGAGATCCGGAAGGTTCCCTTCGGCGGCCGCCGGGAGTCCGAGGTCGCCGCCGACCTCGCCGGCCTGCTGCGCCGCTTCGGCCACTCCCAGGTCGACTTCACCATCGTCGCCTCAGGACCGAACGGCGCCAACCCGCACCACGAGGTCGGCGACCGGGTCATCGAACGCGGCGACATGGTCGTCCTCGACTTCGGCGGCCTCAAGGACGGCTACGGCTCCGACACCTCCCGCACGGTCCACGTCGGCGAACCCACCGACGAGGAACGCCGGGTGCACGACCTCGTCCGCGCGGCCCAGGAGGCGGGCTACGGCGCGGTACGGCCCGGAGCGGCCTGCCAGGAGGTCGACCGGGCAGCCCGCGCGGTCATCGCGGACGCCGGGTACGGCGCGTACTTCATCCACCGCACCGGGCACGGCATCGGCGTCACCACGCACGAACCGCCGTACATGATCGAGGGCGAGGAACAGCCCCTCGTGCCGGGCATGTGCTTCTCCGTGGAGCCCGGTGTCTATCTGCCGGGCCGTTTCGGGGTACGCATCGAGGACATCGTCACGGTCACCGAGGACGGCGGCCGCAGGCTCAACGACACGACCCGCGAGATGGTCATAGTGGACTGA
- a CDS encoding phosphotransferase, translating into MTQAPTPTADTVRRLVRSLLKDGTADTGGPEVRPVAEGGEHATWWVGTRHVLRLSADRAAATRRRRELRLRDLVRPHVPVAVPTSVAQGEWAPGLAYTLDTKVPGGSAEEHDVSAVGEADLAGLLTGLREVPVRQAEALGVPRLAPRSLEALRREAGRAAELLRAADEFDPARLQQLTSAAAVQLAAQPGSAVLVHHALTGEHLVVSADGRVRGVLDWTDTIVGDPAEDIAGLAVAVGAPAAVRAATLAGYGARPCLRGLWLARCDTVIHLAAALERRQGAPLGLLRTRLGRAWEAILLERVTELRDEETDDAEL; encoded by the coding sequence ATGACCCAGGCACCGACACCCACCGCGGACACGGTCCGCCGGCTGGTCCGTTCCCTGCTCAAGGACGGCACGGCGGACACCGGCGGGCCCGAGGTCCGGCCCGTCGCCGAGGGCGGCGAGCACGCCACCTGGTGGGTCGGCACCCGCCATGTGCTGCGCCTCTCCGCCGACCGCGCGGCCGCGACCCGCCGACGCCGCGAACTGCGCCTGCGCGACCTGGTCCGCCCGCACGTCCCGGTCGCGGTGCCGACCAGCGTCGCGCAGGGCGAGTGGGCGCCAGGGCTGGCGTACACGCTGGACACCAAGGTGCCCGGCGGCTCGGCGGAGGAGCACGACGTCTCCGCCGTCGGCGAGGCCGACCTGGCCGGGCTGCTCACCGGACTGCGCGAGGTGCCCGTACGGCAGGCGGAGGCGCTCGGCGTCCCGCGCCTCGCCCCGCGCTCCCTCGAGGCGCTGCGCCGGGAGGCCGGCCGGGCCGCCGAACTCCTGCGCGCGGCAGACGAGTTCGACCCGGCCCGGCTCCAGCAGCTCACCTCGGCCGCCGCGGTCCAGCTCGCCGCGCAGCCCGGCAGCGCGGTCCTCGTGCACCACGCCCTGACCGGCGAACACCTCGTGGTCAGCGCCGACGGCCGGGTGCGGGGCGTCCTCGACTGGACCGACACGATCGTCGGCGACCCCGCCGAGGACATCGCGGGCCTCGCCGTCGCCGTCGGTGCCCCCGCCGCCGTCCGCGCCGCCACCCTCGCCGGGTACGGCGCCCGCCCCTGCCTGCGCGGCCTCTGGCTCGCCCGCTGCGACACCGTGATCCACCTCGCCGCGGCCCTCGAACGCCGGCAGGGCGCGCCGCTCGGCCTCCTGAGGACCCGCCTCGGCCGCGCCTGGGAGGCGATCCTGCTGGAACGGGTCACGGAACTGCGGGACGAGGAGACGGACGACGCGGAACTGTAG
- a CDS encoding M14 family zinc carboxypeptidase: MWRCALPPLLRYPTVDELGARAAALVARHPADARLRRVGTSRAGNPLWLLSVGHGSRQALVVAGPHANEPVGGGTVLRLAERALADTRLTAGADATWNLLLCLDPDGLRRNEGWLRGPYSLDRYFRNFFRPGFGEQPEWLPDGAEAAALPETRTLLALQDELRPFLQCSLHGVDVGGGFVELTHDLPGIARHVAHTAARLRIPREVGPYDTLYWPCLGPAVYRIPPPRRGDLAAAITEAAVESTWYHPHPYGTVTAVVEAPMWGVAAVEDAGTPADGAAVLRTVSHALRHDARLLEDVLARIRPHVSDTPDAARLLSPVEDYLLVGPGLADAWDPDVTDGGRPLPPLSAGHLTALRIAGRRLALRTAGLLHQLVTRAGVDPAGALPELDRLIDLWCADYRDGCGARWIPVPRQIEYQSRVVLAAFELAARYAPACSRSGEPGWGSEAAVPMHRE, encoded by the coding sequence TTGTGGAGGTGTGCCCTGCCGCCCCTCCTCCGCTACCCGACCGTCGACGAGCTGGGCGCACGGGCCGCGGCGCTCGTCGCCCGCCATCCCGCGGACGCCCGGCTGCGCCGGGTCGGCACCTCACGCGCGGGCAACCCGCTGTGGCTGCTCTCCGTCGGCCACGGCAGCCGCCAGGCCCTCGTCGTCGCCGGACCGCACGCCAACGAGCCCGTGGGCGGCGGCACCGTCCTCCGACTCGCCGAGCGGGCCCTGGCCGACACCCGGCTCACCGCGGGGGCCGACGCCACCTGGAACCTCCTGCTCTGCCTCGACCCCGACGGCCTGCGCCGCAACGAGGGCTGGCTGCGCGGCCCGTACTCCCTCGACCGCTACTTCCGGAACTTCTTCCGGCCGGGCTTCGGCGAACAGCCGGAGTGGCTCCCGGACGGAGCGGAGGCCGCCGCGCTCCCGGAGACCCGCACCCTCCTCGCCCTCCAGGACGAGCTGCGCCCCTTCCTCCAGTGCTCCCTGCACGGCGTCGACGTCGGCGGCGGCTTCGTCGAACTCACCCACGACCTGCCCGGCATCGCCCGGCACGTCGCCCACACCGCCGCCCGGCTGCGCATCCCGCGCGAGGTCGGACCGTACGACACGCTCTACTGGCCGTGCCTGGGCCCGGCCGTCTACCGCATCCCGCCGCCGCGCCGGGGCGACCTGGCCGCCGCCATAACGGAAGCCGCCGTCGAGTCGACCTGGTACCACCCGCACCCGTACGGCACCGTGACCGCCGTCGTGGAGGCGCCCATGTGGGGCGTGGCCGCCGTCGAGGACGCCGGTACGCCCGCCGACGGGGCCGCAGTGCTGCGGACCGTCAGCCACGCCCTGCGCCACGACGCGCGGCTCCTGGAGGACGTCCTGGCCCGGATCCGCCCGCATGTCTCGGACACCCCGGACGCGGCGCGGCTGCTCTCCCCGGTCGAGGACTATTTACTGGTCGGCCCCGGCCTCGCCGACGCCTGGGACCCCGACGTCACCGACGGCGGCCGCCCGCTGCCCCCGCTCAGCGCCGGCCACCTGACCGCACTGCGCATCGCGGGCCGACGCCTGGCCCTGCGCACCGCCGGACTCCTCCACCAGCTCGTCACCCGCGCGGGCGTCGACCCGGCGGGCGCGCTGCCGGAGCTGGACCGGCTCATCGACCTGTGGTGCGCCGACTACCGCGACGGCTGCGGGGCCCGCTGGATCCCGGTCCCGCGCCAGATCGAGTACCAGTCCCGGGTCGTGCTCGCCGCCTTCGAGCTCGCCGCACGGTACGCGCCCGCGTGCTCCCGTTCGGGTGAGCCCGGGTGGGGTTCCGAGGCCGCCGTGCCGATGCATCGGGAATGA
- a CDS encoding DUF1707 and FHA domain-containing protein, with translation MTSSFEFNTYPARLSDVERDKALKVLRDGVAMGRLSHDTFVRRMELALIARRSDELAALTADLPQENRVSRLVFGTVEAVSGFTVRLRRAWQAERLPKLLLPHPGSGHALRIGRDPANGLRLTHETVSRVHAELTRQGGMWVLRDLGSTNGTTVNGRRVIGAAVVREGDQVGFGRMAFRLAVN, from the coding sequence GTGACGTCGTCCTTCGAGTTCAACACGTACCCCGCGCGGCTCTCCGACGTGGAGCGCGACAAGGCGCTGAAGGTGCTCCGTGACGGCGTCGCCATGGGCCGCCTGTCGCACGACACGTTCGTGCGCCGCATGGAACTGGCCCTCATCGCCCGCCGGTCCGACGAACTCGCCGCGCTCACCGCCGATCTGCCCCAGGAGAACCGCGTCTCCCGGCTGGTGTTCGGCACCGTCGAGGCGGTCTCCGGCTTCACCGTACGGCTGCGCAGGGCGTGGCAGGCCGAGCGGCTGCCCAAGCTGTTGCTGCCGCACCCCGGCAGCGGTCACGCGCTGCGCATCGGACGGGATCCGGCGAACGGCCTCAGGCTGACCCACGAGACGGTCTCCCGTGTGCACGCCGAACTGACCCGGCAGGGCGGCATGTGGGTGCTGCGCGATCTCGGCTCCACCAACGGCACCACCGTGAACGGCCGTCGGGTCATCGGTGCCGCCGTCGTCCGTGAGGGCGACCAGGTCGGGTTCGGGCGGATGGCCTTCCGGCTCGCGGTCAACTGA
- the treZ gene encoding malto-oligosyltrehalose trehalohydrolase: protein MQFEVWAPQAGRVTLHCEGATRALERDPDRAGWWWTQAEAGDGTRYGYALDDGPVLPDPRSRRQPDGPDGPSAVVEHERYAWRTHWAGRPLPGAVLYELHVGTYTPEGTLDAAAARLEHLVELGVTHVELMPLCPFPGRHGWGYEGVSLWAVHEPYGGPEALKRFVDRAHELGLGVVLDVVHNHLGPSGNYLPAFGPYFTDTHHTPWGSAVNLDAPGSDEVRAYLLGSALSWLRDYRIDGLRLDAVHALADTRACHFLEELSTAVDALAADLGRPLFLIAESDLNDPRLITPRAQGGLGLHAQWNDDFHHALHTALTGESQGYYADFARAPLAALAKTLTGGYFHDGTWSSFRGRGHGRPLDRTRVAAHRLLGYSQTHDQVGNRAQGDRLAASLSPGLAACAAALVLTAPFTPMLFMGEEWAAGTPWQFFTDHTDPELAEAVRRGRRREFAEHGWAEEDVPDPQDPATRDRSCLDWSELGREPHARVLAWYRRLLALRHEQPDITDPDLADTKVAYDEDQRWLAFRRGDVRVAVNLAKSPAAIPLGPREARVLAAWEPVEAPGADGVLHVPGESCVVLLQA from the coding sequence GTGCAGTTCGAGGTGTGGGCACCGCAGGCCGGCCGTGTGACGCTCCATTGCGAGGGCGCCACGCGCGCGTTGGAGCGCGATCCGGACCGCGCGGGATGGTGGTGGACGCAGGCGGAGGCCGGGGACGGCACCCGCTACGGATACGCGCTGGACGACGGCCCGGTGCTGCCCGATCCGCGCTCCCGGCGCCAGCCGGACGGCCCGGACGGGCCCAGCGCGGTCGTCGAGCACGAGCGCTACGCCTGGCGTACCCACTGGGCGGGCCGCCCCCTGCCGGGCGCGGTCCTGTACGAGCTGCACGTGGGCACCTACACGCCCGAGGGCACGCTGGACGCGGCCGCCGCCCGCCTTGAACACCTCGTCGAACTCGGCGTGACCCATGTCGAGTTGATGCCGCTGTGCCCCTTCCCCGGGCGCCACGGCTGGGGCTACGAGGGCGTCTCCCTGTGGGCCGTGCACGAGCCCTACGGCGGCCCCGAGGCCCTGAAGCGTTTCGTGGACCGCGCCCATGAACTGGGCCTCGGGGTCGTCCTGGACGTGGTGCACAACCACCTCGGCCCGTCGGGCAACTACCTGCCCGCCTTCGGGCCGTACTTCACGGACACGCATCACACTCCCTGGGGTTCCGCGGTCAACCTGGACGCGCCCGGCTCGGACGAGGTGCGCGCGTATCTGCTGGGCAGCGCGCTGTCCTGGCTGCGGGACTACCGGATCGACGGGCTGCGCCTGGACGCCGTGCACGCGCTGGCGGACACCCGCGCGTGCCACTTCCTCGAGGAGCTGTCGACGGCTGTCGACGCCCTCGCCGCCGACCTGGGGCGGCCGCTGTTCCTGATCGCCGAGTCGGACCTGAACGACCCGCGGCTCATCACGCCCCGCGCGCAGGGCGGTCTCGGGCTGCACGCGCAGTGGAACGACGACTTCCACCACGCCCTGCACACCGCGCTGACCGGCGAGTCCCAGGGTTACTACGCCGACTTCGCCCGCGCTCCCCTGGCCGCGCTCGCCAAGACGCTCACCGGCGGTTACTTCCACGACGGCACCTGGTCCAGCTTCCGCGGCCGCGGCCACGGGCGTCCGCTGGACCGCACCCGCGTGGCGGCGCACCGGCTGCTCGGCTACTCCCAGACCCACGACCAGGTCGGCAACCGCGCCCAGGGCGACCGGCTGGCGGCCTCCCTTTCCCCCGGTCTGGCGGCCTGCGCGGCGGCGCTGGTGCTGACCGCGCCCTTCACGCCCATGCTGTTCATGGGTGAGGAGTGGGCGGCGGGCACGCCCTGGCAGTTCTTCACCGACCACACCGATCCCGAGCTCGCCGAGGCCGTACGGCGGGGCAGGCGGCGGGAGTTCGCGGAGCACGGCTGGGCCGAGGAGGACGTGCCCGACCCGCAGGACCCGGCGACCCGGGACCGCTCCTGCCTCGACTGGTCCGAGCTCGGGCGCGAACCCCACGCGCGCGTGCTGGCCTGGTACCGCCGGCTCCTCGCGCTGCGGCACGAACAGCCGGACATCACCGACCCGGACCTCGCCGACACCAAGGTCGCCTACGACGAGGACCAGCGCTGGCTCGCCTTCCGCCGCGGGGACGTCCGGGTGGCCGTGAACCTCGCGAAGTCCCCGGCGGCCATCCCCCTGGGTCCCCGCGAGGCCCGTGTCCTGGCGGCCTGGGAGCCGGTGGAGGCACCGGGCGCGGACGGGGTGCTGCATGTGCCCGGCGAGTCGTGCGTGGTGCTGCTCCAGGCATGA